From a region of the Flavobacterium sediminilitoris genome:
- a CDS encoding DinB family protein codes for MLITSIRENFSEIIELLNQLNDEDYIFCHPELSNATIGEHTRHIIELYQALIDNYNTGVINYDKRARNILIQTSIIEAKKAINSILSKIELPNKKLILEQGTLQIRFSVDTNYFRELLYNLEHSIHHQALIKVAIIKNQNIEISHNFGVAKSTIEFKTQCAQ; via the coding sequence ATGCTAATAACTTCAATCAGAGAAAATTTTTCAGAAATTATAGAATTACTTAATCAACTTAATGATGAAGACTATATATTTTGTCACCCAGAATTAAGTAATGCTACAATTGGAGAGCATACTAGACATATAATTGAGCTTTATCAAGCTTTAATTGATAATTATAATACTGGAGTTATAAATTATGATAAAAGAGCAAGAAACATATTAATTCAAACTTCCATTATAGAAGCAAAAAAAGCAATAAATAGTATTTTATCAAAAATAGAACTCCCAAATAAAAAGCTAATTCTTGAACAAGGAACTTTACAAATACGCTTTAGTGTTGATACAAACTATTTTAGAGAACTTCTATATAACCTAGAACACAGTATACATCATCAAGCCTTAATAAAAGTAGCTATAATAAAAAACCAAAACATTGAAATTTCTCATAACTTTGGTGTTGCTAAATCTACAATAGAATTTAAAACACAATGTGCACAGTAA
- a CDS encoding DUF4268 domain-containing protein has product MYSKEEAQRIKKDFWIQFAEEYPRKWLLYNTKIKDVSFKFFVDNKKAQVLLEIEPKEEKKRIIYYEKIESLKTILFEDFINDAIFERDYHLESGKIVSRIWVEKRNISINNKNTWNEIFDFFNEKMDAFERFFYEHEEYINDLETNT; this is encoded by the coding sequence ATGTACAGTAAAGAAGAAGCACAAAGAATAAAAAAAGACTTTTGGATACAATTTGCCGAAGAATATCCTAGAAAATGGCTTTTATATAACACAAAAATTAAAGATGTATCATTTAAATTCTTTGTAGACAATAAAAAAGCTCAAGTTTTATTAGAAATAGAACCAAAAGAAGAAAAAAAACGTATAATATATTATGAGAAAATAGAGTCTTTAAAGACTATACTCTTTGAAGATTTCATAAATGATGCTATATTTGAACGAGATTATCATTTAGAATCAGGTAAAATTGTTAGTAGAATCTGGGTTGAAAAAAGAAATATAAGCATTAATAATAAAAATACTTGGAACGAAATATTTGATTTTTTTAATGAAAAAATGGATGCTTTTGAAAGGTTTTTTTATGAACATGAAGAATATATAAATGACTTAGAGACGAACACATAA
- a CDS encoding NUDIX hydrolase: MLFQNFIKYVPKIEKEKLLSTEAHLKMAPLERISFLKEMDYLEKEPREAAVLMLFYPKNAQTHLALIVRNTYPGVHSSQIGFPGGKVETEDKNLTETALRETHEEVGISPDKIEVIRPFSKVYIPPSNFLVSPFMGISNEELKFIPDFDEVKSVLEFPLSLFLDERTITKVKMTTSYATDIEVPAFMVEKYVVWGATAMMMSELKEAIKNVIQF, from the coding sequence ATGTTATTTCAGAATTTTATTAAATATGTTCCAAAAATAGAAAAAGAAAAGTTGTTATCAACAGAAGCTCACTTAAAAATGGCTCCTCTTGAGAGAATTTCTTTTTTGAAAGAAATGGATTATCTTGAAAAGGAACCAAGAGAAGCGGCTGTATTAATGCTTTTTTATCCTAAGAATGCCCAAACACATTTAGCTTTAATTGTTCGAAATACTTACCCTGGAGTGCATTCTTCTCAAATTGGATTTCCTGGTGGCAAGGTAGAAACAGAAGATAAAAACTTAACGGAGACGGCTCTAAGGGAAACACATGAGGAGGTTGGAATTTCTCCAGATAAGATAGAGGTAATTAGACCGTTTAGTAAAGTTTATATTCCGCCAAGTAATTTTTTAGTTTCTCCTTTTATGGGAATTTCTAATGAAGAGTTAAAGTTTATTCCTGATTTTGATGAAGTAAAAAGTGTACTTGAATTTCCTTTATCTTTATTTTTAGATGAACGAACAATTACTAAAGTAAAAATGACTACTTCTTATGCAACTGATATTGAAGTACCTGCTTTTATGGTAGAAAAGTATGTAGTTTGGGGAGCTACAGCAATGATGATGAGTGAATTAAAAGAAGCAATTAAAAATGTAATTCAATTTTAG
- a CDS encoding NRDE family protein — translation MCTVTFVRLKDSFCITSSRDEKVARERAIHPTKYIIKNKEIVFPKDPKAGGTWFAHDKKNILVLLNGAKEKHIPKTNYRKSRGLILIDLIITDNPLKEWHSIDLNNIEPFTIVYFNGIKLYQFQWNEIEKTTLELNSNENHIWSSSTLYEEEIREKRNNWFNKFLVTNSEIKANSLLNFHQFTESTNKDFGLQINRNNILKTVSITQVEIKNETISLQYIDLFD, via the coding sequence ATGTGCACAGTAACTTTTGTCCGTCTAAAAGATAGTTTTTGTATTACATCAAGTCGAGATGAGAAAGTTGCTAGAGAGAGAGCTATTCATCCTACAAAATACATCATAAAAAATAAAGAAATAGTTTTTCCAAAAGATCCAAAAGCAGGTGGAACATGGTTTGCCCATGATAAAAAAAACATCTTAGTTCTACTGAACGGAGCAAAAGAAAAACATATTCCAAAAACGAATTACAGAAAAAGTAGAGGGCTTATTTTAATTGATTTAATAATTACTGATAACCCTTTAAAAGAATGGCATTCAATTGATTTAAACAACATTGAACCATTTACAATAGTATATTTCAACGGAATAAAACTATATCAATTTCAGTGGAATGAAATTGAAAAAACTACTCTTGAATTAAACAGTAATGAAAATCACATTTGGTCTTCATCAACTCTATATGAAGAAGAAATAAGAGAAAAACGAAATAACTGGTTCAACAAATTTCTAGTAACAAACTCAGAAATAAAAGCTAATTCTCTTCTAAATTTCCATCAATTTACAGAGTCAACAAACAAAGATTTTGGTCTTCAAATTAACCGAAATAATATTTTAAAAACCGTTAGTATCACTCAAGTAGAAATTAAAAACGAAACTATTTCGTTACAATATATTGATTTATTCGATTAA
- a CDS encoding TraB/GumN family protein, whose amino-acid sequence MTTRIILTITSFIIALVTNAQKLDNSLLWKISGNGLEKPSYLYGTMHAVCETNIDEDVMKAFEETDQLYLELDMDDPNLQASMMNGLMMKDGITITSLISEDDAKLLDAFLIKNVGYSLSLINTFKPFMVSTMYLPKLLDCPMKAVDLELMKISKEQNEETFGLETVEDQLAVFDRIPYKVQIEELMKVAKNGLVNDKKEIQKMLTVYKSENIEEMLKLTKDSDNKITSKFSEELLIKRNKNWIPIIEKVVKEKPTFIGVGAGHLAGNNGVIKLLQKQGYNVEPIK is encoded by the coding sequence ATGACAACTAGAATCATTTTAACAATAACTTCTTTTATTATTGCCTTGGTTACTAATGCTCAGAAATTAGACAATAGCCTCCTATGGAAAATTTCTGGAAATGGATTAGAAAAACCTTCTTACTTATATGGAACAATGCATGCTGTTTGTGAAACAAATATAGATGAAGATGTAATGAAAGCATTTGAAGAAACCGATCAATTATATTTAGAATTAGATATGGATGATCCAAATTTACAAGCTTCAATGATGAATGGGCTTATGATGAAAGATGGTATTACAATTACTTCTTTAATATCTGAAGATGATGCAAAACTATTAGATGCTTTTTTAATTAAAAATGTTGGATACTCATTAAGCCTAATCAATACATTTAAACCATTCATGGTCTCAACAATGTATTTACCTAAATTACTCGATTGCCCAATGAAAGCAGTAGATTTAGAACTAATGAAAATATCTAAGGAACAAAATGAAGAAACTTTTGGTTTAGAAACTGTAGAAGATCAGCTAGCTGTTTTTGATAGAATACCTTATAAAGTACAAATTGAAGAGCTAATGAAAGTAGCAAAAAATGGGTTAGTTAATGATAAAAAAGAAATTCAAAAGATGTTAACGGTTTACAAAAGTGAAAACATTGAAGAAATGCTAAAACTAACCAAAGATTCAGATAATAAAATAACTTCTAAATTTTCTGAAGAATTATTAATAAAAAGAAATAAAAACTGGATTCCTATTATTGAAAAAGTAGTAAAAGAAAAACCAACATTTATAGGAGTTGGAGCAGGTCATCTAGCAGGTAATAATGGTGTTATTAAATTATTACAAAAGCAAGGTTATAATGTTGAGCCTATTAAATAA
- a CDS encoding ATP-grasp domain-containing protein — MKKIKLFLHKLTNWEYWPYQIVYFPVYFQYLYYAVKARSFFFFNASNPTIKNGGFFMESKKEIYDLIPQKYYPKTLLFIKNTSIEVVKKSIENNQLNYPLIGKPDIGLRGTAVKKIDNETELTNYIKRADFNFLIQNLIPFQNEIGLFYVKLPNERTGTITGIVQKEFLIITGNGKNTIRELLNQDPRYQFQIKALEKEYPNKIDELLPKNESINLVPYGNHCRGTKFVDASDKISPKMIDTFNKICDEINGFHFGRMDIMFNNYEDLENGINFQIVEINGAISEPTHMYDPKHSLLYGWKELTRHFKYMYQISTHNKKNGARYLTFSEGIKEFKKHHEYYDTILKF; from the coding sequence ATGAAAAAAATAAAATTATTCCTCCATAAGTTAACTAATTGGGAGTATTGGCCTTACCAAATTGTATACTTTCCTGTATATTTTCAATATTTATATTATGCAGTAAAAGCTAGATCCTTTTTCTTCTTTAATGCTTCAAATCCCACTATCAAAAATGGAGGATTCTTTATGGAGTCAAAAAAAGAGATCTACGATTTAATACCTCAAAAATACTATCCAAAAACGTTACTTTTCATCAAAAACACATCAATTGAAGTTGTAAAAAAATCAATAGAAAATAATCAATTAAACTATCCTTTAATTGGTAAACCAGATATTGGACTAAGAGGTACTGCTGTTAAAAAAATAGATAATGAAACCGAACTCACAAATTATATCAAACGAGCTGATTTTAACTTTTTGATACAAAATCTTATCCCATTTCAAAATGAAATAGGACTATTTTACGTAAAACTTCCAAACGAAAGAACAGGAACGATTACTGGAATAGTGCAAAAAGAATTTTTAATTATAACTGGAAATGGAAAAAATACAATTAGAGAACTTTTAAACCAAGATCCAAGATATCAATTCCAAATAAAAGCTCTAGAAAAAGAGTATCCTAATAAAATAGACGAACTATTACCTAAAAATGAAAGTATCAATTTAGTTCCTTATGGAAACCATTGTAGAGGTACAAAATTTGTTGATGCAAGTGATAAAATATCGCCCAAAATGATTGATACCTTTAACAAAATTTGTGATGAAATAAATGGGTTTCATTTTGGCAGAATGGATATAATGTTCAATAATTATGAAGATTTAGAAAATGGAATTAACTTTCAAATAGTAGAGATTAATGGAGCTATTAGTGAACCTACACACATGTATGATCCAAAACATTCATTATTATATGGATGGAAAGAACTTACTAGACATTTTAAATATATGTATCAAATAAGCACACACAACAAAAAAAATGGTGCCAGATATTTAACTTTTAGTGAGGGAATAAAAGAATTTAAAAAACATCATGAATATTACGATACAATTCTAAAATTTTAA
- a CDS encoding T9SS type A sorting domain-containing protein encodes MKKILYFIAIILFINYTYSQELIKNNGFEQGTIPIYTPDYTGNFPENVPYWRQGCDTDPITGYLFTPDIQTVGSTICYWNAPNNNHTQNLAPRITGTNRYVKCVRGVNTSANPNYSIRESIIGELIQPLTAGTYNVSLYGSKIKGRGYCNNSITTFPSSDPGATIEVVLRKSTDLCNSSSPVMWTSSQINTIGSWQQSGGSFVIDCAAAAKGYDRIEFRMKDINGVNGFFIDDVSLKKADINPIINVSKFYCSNTPLTFSGSIPSGENSLTHMWEIQECNYNGTILIGSPLHNQWLWGNPSPYTFPSSLNLPCNKYYRVKLATSNNVSCEWVESSKVIYLNCAPTLNPIPNQTICNGDNASFTISTSNWPVQVYNGASLVGTFYSNPITLSPTLTTNYTFKVTNGAKYSCSTTQSATITVKNCPRACFSIKNIHSQQTEPSLYGPTSIKILCLPQIEIDGSCSTNEQGYHIRIAEFNLNSWQFIPADYYSGWVGSGTAPNSINLTSLISTPSANNGWTSRSFDPTKLYIVTFDVGPTWHSAPAQFFRVQNCISVSLENFKDDKTNTTINIYPNPTKDNITITVGEFEKIISYTIYDSTGFTVDLNSKFHSESNTQKINLSNLRKGLYIINIETDKGNYKKQFIKE; translated from the coding sequence ATGAAAAAAATATTATACTTTATAGCAATTATACTTTTTATTAATTATACCTATAGTCAAGAATTAATAAAAAATAATGGTTTTGAACAAGGAACAATTCCTATATACACTCCAGATTATACTGGTAATTTTCCTGAGAACGTTCCTTATTGGAGACAAGGTTGTGATACTGATCCCATAACGGGATATCTCTTTACTCCTGATATACAAACAGTTGGATCTACAATATGCTATTGGAATGCTCCAAACAACAATCATACACAAAATTTAGCTCCAAGAATTACAGGAACAAATAGATATGTAAAATGTGTGAGAGGAGTAAATACAAGTGCAAATCCAAACTATAGTATAAGAGAATCTATAATTGGAGAATTAATTCAGCCTTTAACTGCTGGAACTTATAATGTTTCTCTCTATGGTTCAAAAATAAAAGGACGAGGATATTGTAATAATTCTATTACTACATTTCCATCTTCAGATCCTGGGGCAACCATTGAAGTTGTTTTAAGAAAATCAACGGATTTATGTAATTCATCTTCTCCTGTAATGTGGACTTCTTCACAAATTAATACAATAGGAAGCTGGCAACAATCTGGTGGTTCGTTTGTAATTGATTGTGCTGCCGCTGCAAAAGGCTATGATAGAATAGAGTTTAGAATGAAAGATATAAATGGTGTTAATGGATTTTTTATAGATGATGTTTCCTTAAAAAAAGCAGATATAAATCCAATAATTAATGTTTCAAAATTTTATTGTTCAAATACTCCTCTAACTTTTTCTGGATCAATACCTTCAGGTGAAAATTCATTAACTCACATGTGGGAAATACAAGAATGTAATTACAATGGAACTATTTTAATAGGCTCTCCTTTACATAATCAATGGCTTTGGGGAAATCCGTCTCCATACACTTTTCCTAGTAGTTTAAATTTACCTTGTAATAAATATTATAGAGTAAAGCTAGCGACCAGTAATAATGTTTCTTGTGAATGGGTAGAATCTTCGAAAGTAATCTATTTAAATTGTGCACCAACTTTAAATCCTATCCCTAATCAAACTATTTGTAATGGAGATAATGCTTCTTTTACCATTTCAACTAGTAATTGGCCTGTGCAAGTGTATAATGGAGCTTCGTTAGTAGGAACTTTTTATTCCAATCCTATAACTCTTTCTCCTACTCTAACAACCAATTATACTTTCAAAGTTACTAATGGTGCAAAATATAGTTGCTCAACAACACAAAGTGCTACGATAACAGTAAAAAACTGTCCAAGAGCTTGTTTTTCCATTAAAAACATCCATAGTCAACAAACTGAACCATCTTTGTATGGACCTACATCCATAAAAATATTATGTTTACCTCAAATTGAAATTGATGGAAGTTGCAGCACAAATGAACAAGGCTATCATATAAGAATTGCTGAGTTCAATCTTAACTCTTGGCAATTTATACCAGCAGATTATTACAGTGGTTGGGTTGGTTCAGGAACAGCTCCTAATTCAATAAACTTAACAAGCTTAATTTCTACACCTTCTGCAAATAATGGATGGACATCTCGATCATTTGACCCTACTAAATTATATATTGTAACTTTTGATGTTGGTCCAACTTGGCATTCTGCACCAGCTCAATTTTTTAGAGTACAAAATTGCATAAGCGTTAGTTTAGAAAATTTTAAAGATGATAAAACAAATACTACGATAAACATTTATCCAAATCCAACTAAAGATAATATCACAATTACAGTAGGTGAATTTGAAAAAATAATTTCCTATACAATTTATGATAGCACAGGATTTACAGTTGATCTAAATAGTAAATTTCATTCAGAATCTAACACGCAAAAAATAAATTTAAGCAATTTAAGAAAAGGGCTTTACATAATTAATATAGAAACTGACAAAGGGAATTATAAAAAGCAATTTATTAAAGAATGA
- a CDS encoding RNA polymerase sigma factor: MNSTSEEHFVKQLQENQNIIHKICRLYTTDEDSHKDLFQEITIQLWKAFPKFRGDSKFTTWAYRVGLNTAITLYRKKKKTLNTIEFDNTFHKVKQEDYNFEEEEQLKLLYSAISELNDIEKALVFLYLEDKDYTEISETLGISEVNARVKMNRVKGKLKKILNP; the protein is encoded by the coding sequence ATGAATTCAACATCGGAAGAACATTTTGTAAAACAATTACAAGAAAATCAGAATATAATCCACAAAATTTGTAGGTTATATACTACTGATGAAGACTCACATAAGGACTTATTTCAGGAAATAACTATTCAACTTTGGAAAGCCTTTCCAAAGTTTAGAGGAGATTCTAAATTTACAACTTGGGCATATCGAGTTGGATTAAACACAGCTATTACATTATATCGTAAGAAGAAAAAAACATTAAATACAATTGAATTTGATAATACTTTTCATAAAGTAAAACAAGAAGATTACAATTTTGAAGAGGAAGAGCAACTTAAACTCCTATATAGTGCCATAAGTGAATTGAATGATATTGAAAAAGCATTAGTTTTTTTATATCTTGAAGATAAAGATTATACCGAAATATCAGAAACACTTGGTATTAGTGAGGTAAATGCTAGAGTGAAAATGAACAGAGTAAAAGGAAAATTAAAAAAAATATTAAATCCGTAA
- a CDS encoding NAD(P)/FAD-dependent oxidoreductase codes for MNIPRSSFPRIVIIGGGFAGIALAKKLRNKKAQVVLLDKHNYHNFQPLMYQVATGGLEPDSIAYPIRKVVQEHNDFYFRLADVKEIDAKKNRIIADIGELKYDYLVLATGSKTNFFGNKEMERNCMAMKTIPQSLNIRSLILENFEQALLTNDIEERNSLMNFVLVGGGPTGVELAGALAEMKKAILPKDYPDLDVRKMEINLIQSGDRILNTMSEHASKKAEEFLVKLGVSVWKNVRVTGYDSKTVSTNSDLSFDSATVIWTAGVQGALIGGLDANSLIERAERIKVNQYSQVEGYDTIFAIGDIAVMALEDFPQGHPMMAQPAMQQGRHLADNLVRLLNKKEMIPFEYKDKGSMATIGRNKAVVDLPKYHFSGVFAWFVWMFVHLFSLIGFKNKAVVFLNWVYNYIRFDREARLIIRPYKKKQIASFTSDEI; via the coding sequence ATGAATATACCACGTAGTAGTTTCCCAAGAATTGTTATTATTGGAGGAGGATTTGCTGGCATTGCTTTAGCCAAAAAACTAAGAAATAAAAAGGCTCAAGTTGTATTATTAGACAAACATAATTATCATAATTTTCAACCGTTAATGTATCAAGTAGCAACAGGAGGCCTTGAGCCAGATTCTATTGCATACCCTATTCGAAAAGTTGTTCAAGAACATAATGATTTCTACTTTAGGTTAGCAGATGTGAAGGAGATTGATGCTAAAAAAAATAGGATAATTGCAGATATTGGAGAATTGAAATATGACTATTTAGTATTAGCTACAGGTTCTAAAACTAATTTTTTTGGTAATAAAGAAATGGAGCGAAATTGTATGGCGATGAAAACAATTCCTCAATCTTTGAATATTAGGAGTTTAATTCTAGAAAATTTTGAGCAAGCATTGTTAACTAATGATATAGAAGAACGAAATAGTTTAATGAATTTTGTTCTAGTAGGTGGTGGACCAACAGGTGTGGAGTTAGCAGGAGCTTTAGCAGAAATGAAAAAAGCAATTTTACCTAAGGATTATCCGGATTTAGATGTTCGAAAAATGGAAATTAATCTTATTCAAAGTGGTGATAGAATTTTGAATACCATGAGCGAACATGCTTCTAAAAAAGCAGAAGAATTTTTAGTAAAACTAGGAGTAAGTGTATGGAAAAATGTGCGTGTTACTGGATATGATAGTAAAACAGTTAGCACAAATTCTGATTTGTCATTTGATAGCGCAACAGTAATATGGACAGCAGGTGTTCAAGGAGCTTTAATAGGTGGTTTAGATGCTAATTCTTTAATTGAAAGAGCAGAAAGAATAAAAGTAAATCAATATAGTCAAGTAGAAGGTTATGATACTATTTTTGCGATAGGAGACATTGCAGTTATGGCTTTAGAAGATTTTCCACAAGGTCATCCTATGATGGCTCAACCCGCAATGCAACAAGGAAGACATTTGGCTGATAATTTAGTTCGTTTGCTTAATAAAAAAGAAATGATTCCTTTTGAATATAAAGATAAAGGATCAATGGCAACTATTGGAAGGAATAAAGCAGTTGTAGATTTACCAAAATATCATTTTAGTGGTGTTTTTGCGTGGTTTGTTTGGATGTTTGTGCATTTGTTTTCATTAATTGGTTTTAAAAATAAAGCAGTTGTATTTTTAAACTGGGTTTACAATTATATTCGTTTTGATAGAGAAGCAAGATTAATTATAAGACCTTATAAAAAGAAGCAAATAGCGAGTTTTACAAGTGATGAAATATAA
- the msrB gene encoding peptide-methionine (R)-S-oxide reductase MsrB, translating to MKIYLILILIALQSCQSQTKKEIKPKITKSNSEWKSQLTEEQYEVLRNKGTEKAYTGKYWNHFEKGKYVCAACENELFISDTKYESHCGWPSFDQAIKGSVIYKEDLTFGMVRTEVMCAKCGGHLGHVFDDGPKETTGKRFCTNSVSIKFIPKNNK from the coding sequence ATGAAAATTTATCTTATTCTAATTTTAATTGCATTACAATCGTGTCAATCACAAACAAAAAAAGAAATAAAACCCAAGATAACAAAGAGTAATTCTGAATGGAAATCTCAACTTACCGAAGAACAATATGAAGTACTTAGAAACAAAGGAACCGAAAAAGCATATACTGGTAAATATTGGAATCATTTTGAAAAAGGAAAATATGTCTGCGCTGCTTGTGAAAATGAACTTTTTATATCAGATACAAAATATGAATCACACTGCGGTTGGCCATCATTTGATCAGGCTATAAAAGGCTCTGTAATTTATAAAGAAGATTTAACTTTTGGAATGGTACGTACAGAAGTAATGTGTGCAAAATGTGGTGGTCATTTAGGGCATGTTTTTGATGATGGTCCAAAAGAAACTACTGGAAAACGATTCTGTACAAATTCTGTATCTATAAAATTCATTCCCAAAAATAATAAATAG
- a CDS encoding lysophospholipid acyltransferase family protein yields the protein MGLIKRNPFGHILFLKKWLIRIAGAFTHKRYRGFNKLHIEGSEIIRSLPDTNVLFISNHQTYFADVVSMFHVFNAALKGRENNIKNVGYLWQPKMNMYYVAAKETMTEGLLPKVLAYAGAITVERTWRAKGEDVKRDVNPNDTENIKIALEDGWVITFPQGTTRSFKPVRKGTAHIIMQHKPIVVPIVIDGFRRSFDRKGLRIKKKGILQSFVIKPPLDIDYENDTVDSIVEKIEYAIEQHPSFLKVIPVEELEEQAKLDKERMWRY from the coding sequence ATGGGATTGATAAAAAGAAATCCTTTTGGACATATATTATTTTTGAAAAAATGGTTAATTCGTATAGCAGGTGCTTTTACTCATAAACGCTATAGAGGATTTAATAAATTACATATTGAAGGATCTGAAATTATTAGATCATTACCAGATACAAACGTATTATTTATATCAAATCATCAGACTTATTTTGCAGATGTTGTTTCTATGTTTCATGTTTTTAATGCCGCATTGAAAGGAAGAGAAAACAATATAAAGAATGTAGGGTATTTGTGGCAACCAAAAATGAATATGTATTATGTAGCAGCGAAAGAAACAATGACAGAAGGATTGTTGCCAAAAGTTTTAGCATATGCAGGAGCTATAACCGTAGAACGAACATGGAGAGCGAAAGGAGAAGATGTTAAAAGGGATGTAAACCCTAATGATACTGAAAATATTAAAATTGCTTTAGAAGATGGTTGGGTTATTACTTTTCCACAAGGTACTACACGCTCTTTTAAGCCTGTAAGAAAAGGGACAGCTCATATTATAATGCAACATAAACCAATTGTAGTTCCTATTGTAATTGATGGCTTTAGACGTTCTTTTGATAGAAAAGGACTTAGAATAAAAAAGAAAGGAATTCTGCAATCTTTTGTTATAAAACCACCTTTAGATATAGATTATGAAAATGACACTGTTGATAGCATTGTAGAAAAAATTGAATATGCAATTGAGCAACATCCATCTTTTCTGAAAGTTATTCCAGTAGAAGAATTAGAAGAACAAGCAAAACTTGATAAAGAAAGAATGTGGAGATATTAA